One Cyclopterus lumpus isolate fCycLum1 chromosome 7, fCycLum1.pri, whole genome shotgun sequence DNA window includes the following coding sequences:
- the brpf1 gene encoding peregrin has protein sequence MGLDFDVKTFCHNLRATKPPYECPVETCRKVYKSYSGIEYHLYHYDHDNPTPAQALPQKKRKGRPPRASLAGSGDTDDGGGNGGGGPGHGGNTPGSPNRSDRSHSPGRETMTYAQAQRMVELEFQGRLHRISIFENIDVVSEEDSDAEDAPPSGAGGGGGGGGGGGGGLGLGLGGVCNGSDGGAGGSELGGGGKDRTDIPSSNGGKSTPKSGKHKSKEKKKDGSSHHHSAQSGPAVKLPEAVFRELDQERPDAPPRPLSYYRYIDKSVEELDEEVEYDIDEEDYIWLDIMNDKRRRDGVTPIPQEVFEYLMDRLEKESYFESHNKADPSTLIDEDAVCCICNDGECQNSNVILFCDMCNLAVHQECYGVPYIPEGQWLCRRCLQSPSRAVDCALCPNKGGAFKQTDDARWAHVVCALWIPEVCFANTVFLEPIDSIEHIPPARWKLTCYICKQRGSGACIQCHKANCYTAFHVTCAQQAGLYMKMEPVRETGANGTSFSVRKTAYCDIHTPPGSARPLGGVGGASMGSSHSDGELDDDDEPSIGQDDDSKGWSSERAKRAKAKSRLKMKRARKILAERRAAAPVVSVPCIPPHRLSKITSNLTVPRKSQFMQRLHSYWTLKRQSRNGVPLLRRLQTHLQSQRHIDPLPPPLSQLSPMTCAIRDSEEKHSALKEQLKAWQRLRHDLERARLLVELIRKREKLKRETIKVHQMALEMQLTPFLVLLRSTLEQLQERDINNFFTEPVPLAEVPDYLDHIDTPMDFQTMWNLLESHRYLTFEAFEADFGLIVNNCLKYNAKDTVFYRAALRLREMGGAVIRTARRHAERIGFDYEAGIHLPREPSPESQRDQDRDRERERERDRERERERERERERERDRDRDRERDRDRDRDRDRDRDRDRERDRDRDRDRDRERERDRPLSSNEDELLLPENRRRLPLEEQLHYLQARLDEVSSGKHSIGQSRRAKALRKEVSVVKRKLAHQREGGPGIGGRESAGGGGGGGGGGGGGGGGDRGGSSLPSHHPSSSGHHDEGGESSSQEIGGKDMSVSSSALAPEVGRRTSVLFSKKNQKMAGPPKRPGRPPKNRDAGYPGAGLGQSPIGPPQLPLLSPSRQRKRPRSPRSSSSSDSDSDNDDLLPGLPSNGFDGRNQPVTESFRVYRSESRLPRSSSDSESTTSSSSSAASDRTSTTPSKQGRGKASFSRSAFQEDSSEETSGTENDSYSVGGSRSVSHSLDLVWAKCRGYPSYPALIIDPKMPREGVFHRGVPIPVPPLDVLKLGEQMTQEAREHLFLVLFFDNKRTWQWLPRSKLVPLGVDQELDKEKMLEGRKSNIRKSVQVAYHRAMQHRSKVQGDPSSETSDSD, from the exons ATGGGGCTGGACTTCGACGTGAAGACGTTCTGCCACAACCTGCGGGCCACCAAGCCCCCGTACGAGTGCCCCGTGGAGACCTGCCGGAAGGTCTACAAGAGCTACAGCGGCATCGAGTATCACctctaccactatgaccacgaCAACCCGACTCCCGCGCAGGCGTTGCcccagaagaagagaaaggggCGGCCCCCTCGCGCCTCCTTGGCCGGGTCGGGGGACACGGACGACGGCGGGGGTAACGGAGGCGGAGGACCCGGGCACGGGGGGAACACGCCGGGTAGCCCCAACCGGTCGGATCGTTCTCACTCCCCGGGCAGAGAGACAATGACGTACGCCCAGGCCCAGCGCATGGTGGAGCTGGAGTTTCAAGGACGCCTCCACCGCATCAGCATCTTCGAGAACATCGACGTGGTGTCGGAGGAGGACAGCGACGCGGAGGATGCTCCTCCGTCCGGCgcgggcggcggcggcggaggaggaggaggaggaggagggggattgGGATTGGGATTGGGGGGGGTGTGCAACGGGAGCGACGGCGGAGCAGGTGGGAGCGAGTTGGGAGGCGGTGGCAAGGACCGGACGGATATCCCGTCCTCCAACGGCGGCAAGTCCACCCCGAAGTCCGGGAAGCACAaaagcaaagagaagaagaaggacggCTCGTCCCATCATCACAGCGCTCAGTCCGGCCCCGCGGTCAAGCTCCCTGAGGCGGTGTTTAGAGAACTGGACCAGGAGAGACCCGATGCCCCGCCTCGACCATTATCTTACTACAG GTACATCGACAAGTCCGTGGAGGAGCtggacgaggaggtggagtacgACATCGACGAGGAAGACTACATCTGGCTCGACATCATGAACGACAAGCGGCGGCGCGACGGCGTGACGCCCATCCCTCAGGAGGTGTTCGAGTACCTCATGGACCGCTTGGAGAAGGAGTCGTACTTCGAGAGCCACAACAAG gcCGACCCCAGCACCCTCATCGACGAAGACGCCGTCTGCTGCATCTGCAACGACGGCGAGTGTCAGAACAGCAACGTGATCCTGTTCTGCGACATGTGCAACCTGGCGGTGCACCAGGAGTGCTACGGCGTGCCCTACATCCCGGAGGGCCAGTGGTTGTGTCGGCGCTGCCTGCAGTCGCCGAGCCGAGCCGTGGACTGCGCCCTCTGTCCCAACAAGGGGGGCGCTTTCAAACAGACGGACGACGCGCGCTGGGCTCACGTGGTGTGTGCCCTCTGGATCCCGGAG GTCTGCTTCGCCAACACGGTCTTCCTGGAGCCGATCGACAGCATCGAGCACATTCCTCCCGCCCGCTGGAAGCTCACCTGCTACATCTGCAAGCAGCGCGGCTCCGGCGCCTGCATCCAGTGTCACAAGGCCAACTGCTACACCGCCTTCCACGTCACCTGCGCCCAGCAGGCGGGCCTCTACATGAAAATGGAGCCCGTCAGAGAGACCGGGGCCAACGGCACCTCTTTCAGCGTCCGCAAGACGGCGTACTGCGACATCCACACGCCGCCGGGGTCGGCCCGGCCCCTGGGCGGGGTGGGCGGCGCCAGCATGGGCTCCTCCCACAGCGACGGAGAGctggacgacgacgacgagccCAGCATCGGCCAGGACGACGACTCCAAGGGCTGGAGCTCCGAGCGAGCCAAGAGGGCGAAGGCCAAGTCCAGGCTGAAGATGAAGCGAGCGAGGAAGATCTTAGCGGAGAGGAGAGCGGCTGCGCCGGTGGTGTCGGTGCCCTGCATACCTCCCCACAG GCTGAGCAAAATCACCAGCAACCTGACGGTGCCCAGGAAGAGCCAGTTCATGCAGCGGCTTCACAGCTACTGGACCCTGAAGAGGCAAAGTCGTAACGGGGTGCCGCTGCTACGCCGGCTCCAGACCCACCTGCAGTCCCAGCGGCATATCGA TCCGCTCCCACCGCCTCTGTCGCAACTCTCGCCGATGACCTGCGCAAtt CGGGACAGCGAGGAGAAACATTCGGCCTTAAAGGAGCAGCTGAAGGCGTGGCAGAGACTGAGGCACGACCTGGAGCGAGCCCGGCTCCTGGTGGAGCTCATCCGCAAGAGGGAGAAACTCAAGAGGGAGACG ATTAAAGTCCATCAGATGGCGCTGGAGATGCAGCTGACTCCCTTCCTGGTGCTGCTGAGGAGCACGTtggagcagctgcaggagaGAGACATTAACAACTTCTTCACCGAGCCCGTACCGCTGGCAGAG gTGCCGGACTACCTGGACCACATCGACACGCCGATGGACTTCCAGACCATGTGGAACCTGCTGGAGTCCCACCGCTACCTCACGTTCGAGGCCTTCGAGGCCGACTTCGGCCTCATCGTCAACAACTGCCTCAAGTACAACGCCAAGGACACGGTCTTTTATCGCGCCGCCCTGCGGCTCAGGGAGATGGGCGGCGCCGTCATACGAACCGCCAGGCGCCACGCCGAGCGGATAGGCTTCGACTACGAGGCCGGCATACACCTCCCCCGAGAGCCCAGCCCAGAGAGCCAGCGGGACCAAGACCGGGACCGAGAGAGGGAGCGTGAGCGGGACCGAGAACGggaacgggagagagagagagaacgggagAGAGAACGGGaccgagaccgagaccgagaacgggaccgggaccgggacagAGACCGGGACCGGGACAGAGACCGGGACCGGGAacgagatagagatagagaccgggacagagacagagaacgAGAACGAGACCGGCCGTTGTCCTCTAATGAAGATG AACTGCTCCTGCCGGAGAACCGGCGGCGGCTCccgctggaggagcagctgcatTACCTGCAGGCGCGTCTGGACGAGGTCAGCTCGGGGAAGCACAGCATCGGCCAGTCGCGCAGGGCCAAAGCTCTCAGGAAGGAGGTCAGCGTCGTCAAGAGGAAGCTGGCGCACCAGCGGGAGGGCGGCCCCGGCATCGGGGGGCGCGAGTCggcggggggaggaggaggaggaggaggaggaggaggaggaggaggaggcggggacCGGGGGGGCTCCTCCCTGCCCTCCCATCACCCGTCGTCCTCGGGCCACCACGACGAAGGGGGCGAAAGCAGCAGCCAGGAGATCGGGGGAAAAG aTATGAGCGTGTCCTCGTCCGCCCTGGCGCCCGAGGTGGGCCGTCGGACGTCCGTCCTCTTCTCCAAGAAGAACCAAAAGATGGCCGGGCCCCCCAAAAGGCCGGGGCGACCCCCCAAGAACCGGGACGCCGGCTACCCCGGTGCCGGGTTGGGCCAGAGCCCCATCGGACCCCCCCAGCTGCCCCTGCTGTCCCCGagcaggcagaggaagaggccccgcagcccccgcagcAGCTCCAGCTCGGACAGCGACAGCGACAACGACGACCTACTGCCGG gGTTGCCAAGTAACGGTTTCGATGGAAGAAACCAGCCGGTGACGGAGAGCTTCCGCGTGTACCGGAGCGAGTCTCGGCTCCCTCGCTCCAGCTCGGACTCCGagtccaccaccagcagcagcagcagcgccgcTTCAGACCGGACCAG CACGACCCCCTCCAAGCAGGGCAGGGGGAAGGCCTCGTTCTCCCGCTCCGCCTTCCAGGAGGACAGCAGCGAGGAGACGTCGGGCACCGAAAACGATTCCTACTCGGTCGGAGGATCGCGGAGCGTTTCGCACT CTCTGGACCTGGTGTGGGCCAAGTGCAGAGGCTACCCCTCCTACCCGGCTCTG ATAATTGACCCGAAGATGCCCAGGGAGGGGGTGTTCCACCGGGGCGTCCCGATACCCGTCCCCCCGTTGGATGTGCTGAAGCTGGGGGAGCAGATGACCCAGGAGGCCAGGGAGCACCTGTTCCTGGTCCTGTTCTTTGACAACAAAAGAACATG GCAGTGGCTGCCGCGCTCCAAGCTGGTGCCGCTCGGGGTGGATCAGGAGCTGGACAAGGAGAAGATGCTGGAGGGCCGGAAGTCCAACATCCGCAAGTCGGTGCAGGTGGCCTACCACCGGGCCATGCAGCACCGCAGCAAGGTGCAGGGAGACCCCAGCAGCGAGACCAGTGACAGtgactga
- the LOC117733937 gene encoding uncharacterized protein LOC117733937, giving the protein MSPRRRAAAALALVAFAVSPLLLESTTQCHRMEEEGGSGIPNGTFEGNCPVKLTSGLTPAASGGIYSECVTVRVTLRADDFYKALKIEVLLLGLTSELQIINPILKKKKKKKKKQRKPTKCDNESRLGVTCNWGRGVALWELVHDCVEAEANAVVSASFSTTERSCSVSYKVPDPIPHFNLSVNQSSKSVSVTVEPGDDKVHARWCYRKYAPACTAEDPSPPITIDSSVSRVALLNIPYLLPCVCVQVYYDRTDSKRHVKCPFLNQSLSDVGDIWLSSEVTLHESSVTWSSPCSAGDLELSASLCWRRQEHLCTPVLNSTLQEMEDGADLMYNTSAVDKHPQMCLQFSLRGGDHISCPFDADMSSWDVAIGPGRKSVYLYLTSPVPATFSAQLCVLDARGCSPVGPVHSVTTGNNSADTTMNVPLRLVAEEPCVQVWRSNPVLHGRRVLCPDYTHNRWGVYAVAALVFVVIVALLGILTQRLAKIGAAGWLCIQEPVLLVCTSERSAHISAVCSLASILQGELGAKVHLALWAQSSQTQAGTGVADLGPLPWLYGRWEAVREARGKALIVWSPDATRTYVKWREERARMDQNEGEVEDRSGAEKTRVEVEEDLKLNGRRLWKCKKEKAAGRVKSCEEKDWNIQRESSTVIAPVFTAALACLEGALQEGKGQGVALVYFQGLCHRRDIPKTFRGVPRYCLPQDFRGLIQELGGMRRLTESGTFRWHCWPRLLSKALSVWLAQRLASRLQTLLLPRTQWKRKTPGPSVASSPEATEEREPLRGAPRRAEAL; this is encoded by the exons ATGAGTCCTAGACGCCGCGCCGCCGCCGCGCTCGCGCTCGTCGCCTTCGCGGTGTCTCCACTGCTGCTGGAGAGCACGACGCAATGTCAC aggatggaggaggaaggaggaagtgggATCCCAAATGGCACGTTTG AGGGGAACTGTCCCGTGAAGCTGACCTCCGGCCTGACCCCTGCGGCCTCCGGGGGGATCTACTCTGAATGCGTCACCGTGCGAGTCACGCTGAGGGCCGATG atttctACAAAGCCCTGAAGATCGAAGTTCTCCTCCTGGGCCTGACGAGTGAATTACAGATAATTAACCCCatcttgaagaagaagaagaagaagaagaagaaacagagaaAACCAACAAAG TGTGACAATGAGAGCAGGCTGGGCGTCACGTGTAACTGGGGACGCGGTGTCGCTCTG tgGGAGCTGGTACATGATTGCGTCGAGGCCGAAGCGAACGCTGTCGTTTCTGCGTCCTTCAGCACGACGGAGAGAAGCTGCAGCGTCAGTTACAAAGTGCCAG atccCATCCCACACTTCAATCTCTCTGTGAACCAGTCGTCTAAATCCGTCTCCGTCACCGTGGAGCCCGGAGACGACAAAGTTCACGCCAGGTGGTGTTACCGGAAATATGCACCGGCGTGCACGGCAGAGGACCCGTCCCCTCCAATCACT attgaTTCGTCCGTGTCCCGAGTCGCTCTTCTGAACATCCCGTACCtgctgccctgtgtgtgtgtgcag GTGTACTATGACCGCACAGACTCCAAGCGCCATGTAAAGTGCCCGTTCCTGAACCAGAGCCTGTCAG ACGTGGGAGACATCTGGCTCTCCTCTGAGGTCACTCTGCACGAGTCGAGCGTGACGTGGAGCTCCCCGTGCTCCGCCGGTGACCTGGagctctctgcctccctctgctGGAGGCGACAGGAACACCTCTGCACGCCGGTCCTCAACTCCACCCTGCAGGAGATGGAAGATGGAGCAGACCTG ATGTACAACACGTCTGCGGTGGACAAACACCCTCAGATGTGTCTGCAG TTTTCTCTCCGAGGCGGCGACCATATCTCTTGCCCCTTCGATGCCG ATATGTCCTCGTGGGATGTGGCCATCGGACCGGGCAGGAAGAGCGTGTACCTGTACCTCACCTCCCCTGTTCCTGCAACGTTCTCCGCTCAGCTGTGTGTCCTCGACGCGAGGGGATGCTCTCCCGTTGGGCCGGTCCACTCGGTGACGACG GGAAATAATTCTGCCGACACGACGATGAACGTTCCCCTTCGCCTGGTTGCAGAGGAGCCGTGTGTGCAG GTGTGGCGGTCAAATCCCGTTCTTCACGGTCGACGAGTTCTCTGTCCGGACT ACACGCACAACCGATGGGGCGTGTACGCCGTGGCGGCTTTGGTGTTCGTGGTTATTGTCGCACTGCTGGGGATTCTGACCCAGCGTCTCGCCAAGATCGGAGCTGCAG GTTGGCTCTGCATCCAGGAGCCGGTGTTGCTGGTGTGCACGTCGGAGCGGTCGGCCCACATCTCCGCCGTGTGCTCGTTGGCCTCCATCCTGCAGGGAGAGCTCGGTGCCAAAGTGCACCTGGCTCTGTGGGCCCAGAGCTCTCAAACGCAGGCCGGGACCGGAGTAGCGGATCTGGGTCCGCTCCCTTGGCTGTACGGCCGGTGGGAAGCGGTGCGTGAGGCGCGGGGGAAAGCCCTCATCGTTTGGAGTCCCGACGCCACGAGGACCTACGTgaagtggagggaggagagggcgaGAATGGATCAGAACGAGGGGGAAGTGGAAGATCGCAGCGGAGCGGAGAAAACCAGagtggaggtggaagaggatTTGAAATTAAACGGAAGGAGACTGTGGAAATGCAAAAAGGAGAAAGCTGCGGGGCGTGTGAAATCCTGCGAGGAGAAAGACTGGAACATCCAGAGGGAGTCCTCCACGGTGATAGCGCCGGTGTTCACCGCTGCTCTGGCCTGCCTAGAGGGGGCGCTGCAGGAGGGCAAAGGTCAAGGAGTGGCCCTAGTCTACTTCCAGGGCCTTTGCCACAGAAGGGACATCCCAAAGACCTTCAGGGGGGTCCCGCGATACTGCTTACCCCAGGATTTCCGGGGTTTGATACAGGAGCTGGGAGGCATGAGAAGACTGACGGAAAGCGGTACCTTCCGGTGGCACTGCTGGCCCAGACTGCTGTCCAAAGCGCTGTCCGTGTGGCTCGCGCAGCGGCTGGCGAGCAGGCTGCaaacgctgctgctgccgcggacgcagtggaagaggaagacgcCGGGGCCGAGCGTCGCGTCATCGCCGGAAGCGACAGAGGAGCGCGAGCCGCTCCGCGGGGCGCCGCGGCGAGCGGAGGCCCTCTGA